From a single bacterium genomic region:
- a CDS encoding AAA family ATPase, with protein MSYEEFFQLREQPFSNAPDSRYYFNSNQHSEALLRLKHAVRSNAGLAVLVGDIGAGKTTLARRLLDELDETEFESALLVVVHSSITAEWLLRKIAAQLGVEPVPAERVECLAAIYHRLLAIREEGRKAVVLIDEAQMLQSRELMEEFRGLLNLELPAHKLVTFVFFGLPSLDQTLALDEPLRQRMAVRYRLSAMAPDTTVAYIRHRLRVAGAGDREIFRPDALALIHRHARGIPRLVNVVCDNCLFEAFLVRKDHIDAAVVEGVAGDLGLKPVATPAAASEAGATPAPPARPAAAPP; from the coding sequence ATGAGCTACGAGGAGTTCTTCCAACTGCGGGAGCAGCCGTTCTCCAACGCGCCGGACAGCCGCTACTACTTCAACAGCAACCAGCACAGCGAGGCGCTGCTGCGGCTCAAGCACGCGGTGCGCTCGAACGCCGGGCTCGCGGTGCTCGTGGGCGACATCGGCGCCGGCAAGACGACGCTGGCGCGCCGCCTGCTCGACGAGCTGGACGAGACCGAGTTCGAGTCGGCGCTGCTCGTGGTGGTGCACTCCTCGATCACGGCCGAGTGGCTGCTGCGCAAGATCGCCGCGCAGCTCGGCGTCGAGCCGGTGCCGGCCGAGCGCGTCGAGTGCCTCGCCGCGATCTACCACCGGCTCCTGGCGATCCGCGAGGAGGGGCGCAAGGCCGTCGTGCTCATCGACGAGGCCCAGATGCTCCAGTCGCGCGAGCTGATGGAGGAGTTCCGCGGCCTGCTCAACCTGGAACTGCCGGCGCACAAGCTGGTGACCTTCGTCTTCTTCGGCCTGCCGAGCCTCGACCAGACGCTGGCGCTCGACGAGCCGCTGCGCCAGCGGATGGCCGTGCGCTACCGACTGAGCGCGATGGCCCCGGACACCACCGTGGCCTACATCCGCCACCGGCTGCGCGTCGCGGGTGCGGGCGACCGCGAGATCTTCCGCCCCGACGCGCTCGCGCTCATCCACCGCCATGCGCGCGGCATCCCCCGCCTCGTCAACGTCGTCTGCGACAACTGCCTCTTCGAGGCCTTCCTCGTGCGCAAGGACCACATCGACGCGGCGGTGGTCGAGGGCGTGGCGGGGGACCTCGGCCTCAAGCCGGTGGCCACGCCCGCCGCTGCGTCGGAGGCTGGCGCGACCCCGGCGCCGCCCGCGCGCCCGGCCGCGGCGCCCCCCC